One segment of Microbacterium arborescens DNA contains the following:
- the aztD gene encoding zinc metallochaperone AztD, translating to MKRTLQFGALAGAAALVLAGCSSSPSATSSPSGDASTEASVPAGPRVALGYEGGVLVLGGDELEVIGDFDSEDFIRLNAAGDGRHVMVTTSEGFQLLDVQQPELTDLVVPAAAAGHVVVHGGKTVLYDDATSDTTIFDTAALGSLSGELPDAEVIPGVEAHHGVSVELEDGTLLTTVGGEAGRTGIRVLDANRAEIASNADCPGVHGEGTAEGERVVFGCENGAIIYDGGEITKVTSPDSYGRIGNAFVAEDSPLVVMDYKDDPDAEGYLLRNIALVDTEAKSLTKVALPAGVEYTFRGIARGPSAEAVLIGTDGSLHWIDPATGGVTKSLPVVDPWEGPAEWQAPHPAVKVAGDIAYITDPADSELIAVDLTTGEIVQTVTLPHVPNEIAAVS from the coding sequence ATGAAGAGAACCCTGCAGTTCGGCGCCCTCGCCGGCGCCGCAGCCCTGGTGCTGGCGGGATGCTCGTCCTCGCCCTCCGCGACCTCCAGCCCGTCCGGCGACGCGTCGACCGAGGCATCCGTCCCCGCCGGTCCCCGGGTCGCGCTCGGCTACGAAGGCGGTGTGCTCGTGCTCGGCGGCGACGAGCTCGAGGTGATCGGAGACTTCGATTCGGAGGACTTCATCCGACTCAATGCGGCCGGTGACGGCCGCCACGTCATGGTCACGACGTCGGAGGGCTTCCAGCTGCTCGACGTCCAGCAGCCCGAACTCACCGACCTCGTCGTCCCGGCGGCCGCCGCCGGCCACGTCGTCGTCCACGGCGGCAAGACCGTGCTCTACGACGACGCGACGAGCGATACGACGATCTTCGACACCGCCGCCCTCGGGTCGCTGAGCGGCGAGCTGCCCGACGCCGAGGTGATCCCCGGCGTCGAGGCGCACCACGGTGTCTCGGTCGAGCTCGAGGACGGCACGCTGCTGACCACCGTCGGCGGCGAGGCCGGGCGCACCGGCATCCGCGTGCTCGACGCGAATCGCGCCGAGATCGCCTCGAACGCCGACTGCCCGGGCGTCCACGGTGAGGGCACCGCCGAGGGGGAGCGCGTCGTGTTCGGCTGCGAGAACGGCGCGATCATCTACGACGGCGGCGAGATCACCAAGGTCACCTCGCCCGACTCCTATGGCCGGATCGGCAACGCCTTCGTCGCCGAGGACAGCCCGCTCGTCGTCATGGACTACAAGGACGACCCCGACGCCGAGGGCTACCTGTTGCGCAACATCGCTCTCGTCGACACCGAGGCGAAGTCGCTGACCAAGGTCGCGCTGCCCGCCGGCGTCGAGTACACCTTCCGCGGCATCGCGCGCGGGCCGTCCGCCGAGGCCGTGCTGATCGGCACCGACGGATCGCTGCACTGGATCGATCCCGCCACCGGCGGTGTCACGAAGTCGCTGCCCGTCGTCGACCCGTGGGAGGGCCCGGCCGAGTGGCAGGCTCCGCACCCGGCGGTCAAGGTCGCGGGAGACATCGCCTACATCACCGATCCGGCCGACAGCGAGCTCATCGCGGTCGATCTCACGACGGGTGAGATCGTGCAGACGGTGACGCTGCCGCACGTGCCGAACGAGATCGCCGCCGTCTCCTGA
- a CDS encoding S9 family peptidase yields the protein MPTTPFDSLDDYYALPRIDAAATSPDGSHVVLTVATLTKDRTGYERSLWSVPADGTGAPRRLTRSTTGESGAVFTSSGDLLFVSARPDNDAADEAPAQLWLLPAAGGEARPVTRLAGGVSGVVTAAESDRIVIASSLLPDAATIEADAKLRAERKKLKVSAIIHDTYPVRYWDHDLGPHEPVLLALDLDELADAPAVIATADQAVDEVAGAAAGASESADEPYPAGLPRPRILLRGRAASTAGMALTPDGATLVASVPEPQGRDARHRLVAIDTATGELRILRDEVDVDVEAPAISRDGTRIAYVRTAKSTPAGPADQELWAAALDGTDAQRLAPGWDRWPSSLRFADDDAALVVTADHDGRGPVFTVPLDGGAVAQTTHDDFAYTHVEPVAGTADVIALRSNWMTPPHPVRVAADGTVTPLVSPAPSPATTASMVEVETTADDGARVRGWLVLPEGADAAAPAPLLLWIHGGPLNSWNAWSWRWSPLLAAARGYAVLLPDPALSTGYGLDFIARGWDAWGAAPFTDLMSITDAVVARDDIDQTRTAAMGGSFGGYMANWVAGHTDRFDAIVTHASLWAFDQFAGTTDFAPYWQSIFSPEGAIANSPHRFVADIRTPMLVIHGDRDYRVPIGEGLRLWADLNEHHAAEDGTSPHRFLYYPDENHWILSPQNARVWYETVFTFLEENLPARA from the coding sequence ATGCCGACGACACCGTTCGACTCTCTCGACGACTACTACGCCCTTCCCCGCATCGACGCGGCGGCGACCTCGCCCGACGGCTCGCACGTCGTGCTCACGGTCGCGACCCTCACGAAGGACCGCACCGGGTACGAGCGCTCGCTCTGGTCCGTGCCCGCCGACGGCACCGGCGCCCCGCGGCGCCTGACCCGCTCGACCACCGGCGAATCCGGGGCCGTGTTCACCTCGTCCGGCGATCTGCTGTTCGTCTCGGCGCGCCCCGACAACGACGCGGCCGACGAGGCACCTGCGCAGCTGTGGCTGCTTCCGGCCGCCGGCGGTGAGGCCCGTCCCGTGACCCGGCTGGCCGGGGGCGTCTCCGGCGTCGTGACCGCGGCCGAATCGGACCGCATCGTGATCGCGTCGTCGTTGCTTCCCGACGCTGCCACGATCGAGGCCGACGCGAAGCTGCGGGCGGAGCGGAAGAAGCTCAAGGTCTCGGCGATCATCCACGACACCTACCCCGTGCGGTACTGGGACCACGACCTCGGCCCGCACGAGCCCGTGCTGCTCGCCCTCGACCTCGACGAGCTGGCCGACGCGCCCGCCGTCATCGCGACCGCCGACCAGGCCGTCGACGAAGTGGCCGGCGCCGCGGCGGGCGCGTCCGAATCCGCCGACGAGCCGTACCCCGCGGGCTTGCCGCGACCGCGAATCCTGCTCCGCGGTCGCGCGGCGTCGACGGCGGGCATGGCTCTCACCCCCGACGGCGCGACGCTCGTCGCCTCGGTGCCCGAGCCGCAGGGCCGCGACGCCCGCCATCGTCTCGTTGCGATCGACACCGCGACGGGCGAGCTGCGCATCCTCCGCGACGAGGTCGACGTCGATGTCGAAGCACCCGCGATCAGCCGTGACGGCACGCGCATCGCCTACGTCCGCACCGCGAAGTCCACCCCCGCCGGGCCCGCCGACCAGGAGCTGTGGGCGGCTGCCCTCGACGGCACCGACGCGCAGCGCCTGGCACCCGGCTGGGACCGCTGGCCGAGCAGCCTCCGCTTCGCCGACGACGATGCCGCACTCGTCGTCACCGCCGATCACGACGGTCGCGGCCCCGTGTTCACGGTGCCGCTCGACGGCGGTGCTGTCGCGCAGACGACGCACGACGACTTCGCCTACACGCACGTCGAGCCGGTCGCGGGAACCGCCGATGTCATCGCTCTCCGCTCGAACTGGATGACCCCGCCGCATCCGGTCCGGGTCGCAGCCGACGGCACCGTGACGCCGCTGGTGAGCCCCGCGCCCTCGCCGGCGACGACCGCATCCATGGTCGAGGTCGAGACGACGGCCGACGACGGAGCCCGCGTGCGCGGCTGGCTCGTGCTGCCCGAGGGTGCGGATGCCGCGGCGCCCGCGCCCCTGCTCCTGTGGATCCACGGCGGCCCGCTCAACAGCTGGAACGCGTGGAGCTGGCGATGGAGTCCGCTGCTGGCTGCGGCTCGCGGATACGCCGTCCTGCTGCCCGATCCCGCCCTGTCGACCGGTTACGGTCTCGACTTCATCGCCCGCGGGTGGGATGCGTGGGGGGCGGCACCGTTCACCGACCTCATGTCGATCACGGATGCCGTCGTCGCCCGCGACGACATCGACCAGACCCGGACCGCCGCCATGGGCGGCTCGTTCGGCGGCTACATGGCCAACTGGGTCGCCGGGCACACCGACCGCTTCGACGCGATCGTCACCCACGCGAGCCTGTGGGCATTCGACCAGTTCGCCGGCACGACCGACTTCGCGCCGTACTGGCAGAGCATCTTCAGCCCCGAGGGAGCCATCGCCAACTCGCCGCACCGCTTCGTCGCCGACATCCGGACGCCGATGCTCGTGATCCACGGCGACCGCGACTATCGCGTGCCGATCGGTGAGGGGCTGCGGCTGTGGGCCGACCTCAACGAGCATCACGCCGCCGAGGACGGCACGAGCCCGCACCGCTTCTTGTACTACCCCGACGAGAACCACTGGATCCTCTCGCCGCAGAACGCGCGCGTCTGGTACGAGACGGTCTTCACGTTCCTCGAGGAGAATCTGCCCGCGCGCGCCTGA
- a CDS encoding YidC/Oxa1 family membrane protein insertase, which yields MDLSSFPPTAAALDAVASILAALTAALAPALGGLAAAASVILITVVVRTALIPAGVAQARADRARARLAPQLRELQQRYRTDRERLQRETLKLYRDENVSPTAGCLPLLVQAPVVGLLYGVFIHPTIAGHANGLLTETLAGVPLGSSLAGTVASGPVPLAAALVFGFVIAAIALVGELTRRSSRVTDAPAAVSGLLGAAQFATAVVAVFVPLAAGLYLAVTVAWTLAQRLILRRILPPTAA from the coding sequence ATGGACCTGTCCTCCTTCCCGCCCACCGCCGCCGCGCTCGACGCGGTGGCCTCGATCCTCGCCGCTCTGACCGCGGCACTCGCACCTGCGCTCGGCGGCCTCGCCGCCGCGGCATCCGTCATCCTCATCACCGTCGTGGTGCGAACGGCGTTGATTCCCGCCGGGGTCGCACAGGCACGCGCGGATCGCGCCCGCGCGCGGTTGGCGCCCCAGCTGCGCGAGCTGCAGCAGCGCTACCGCACCGACCGCGAGAGGCTGCAGCGCGAGACCCTCAAGCTCTATCGCGACGAGAACGTCTCGCCGACGGCGGGCTGCCTGCCTCTGCTCGTCCAGGCCCCCGTCGTGGGACTGCTCTACGGGGTCTTCATCCATCCCACGATCGCGGGCCATGCCAATGGGCTGCTCACCGAAACACTCGCCGGTGTCCCGCTCGGGTCGAGCCTCGCGGGCACCGTCGCGTCGGGGCCAGTGCCGCTCGCAGCCGCCCTCGTGTTCGGCTTCGTGATCGCCGCGATCGCGCTCGTCGGCGAGCTGACCCGCCGGTCGTCCCGTGTCACCGACGCCCCGGCGGCGGTGTCGGGGCTGCTCGGCGCGGCACAGTTCGCGACGGCGGTGGTCGCGGTGTTCGTGCCGCTCGCGGCCGGGCTCTACCTGGCGGTGACGGTGGCCTGGACGCTGGCGCAACGACTCATCCTCCGCCGCATCCTCCCGCCGACAGCGGCGTGA
- a CDS encoding MFS transporter: protein MTAPLSALESSRMRAFHQVLGNTLLANVTSSFLWFALTFWAYLATENVLATSIIGGSYMLLVAVFGVVFGALVDHLKKKAVMVLSSLITLATYLGAGAVYLLFPEAVLVDWGRPWFWIFAGLILIGGVVENLRNIALSTTVTLLVPGDRRDRANGLVGTVQGVAFIVTSVFSGLSIGLLGMGWTVVIAVTATALALGHLMFVSIPERGVAAAHDAATPAFTFRGVIPAIRAVPGLLALILFTTINNLVGGVFMALMDPYGLTLFTVEAWGIVLAVTGTGFILGGALVAARGLGRNPVRTLLLVNVGVAVLGMTFAIREWWWLYALGIFVFMMLMPVAEAAEQTVIQRVVPFHTQGRVFGFAASVESAASPISAYLIGPLAQFGLIPFMRTDTGERTFGWLLGGGEARGIALAFVAASALMLVIVLLAFASPQYRRLSRAYAEAPPSEPAAPGGADSSEVARSSGVAPAVRQTDAAP from the coding sequence ATGACCGCCCCGCTCAGCGCACTGGAGTCCTCGCGCATGCGCGCGTTCCACCAGGTGCTCGGCAATACTCTGCTCGCGAACGTGACCTCGAGCTTCCTCTGGTTCGCCCTGACGTTCTGGGCCTACCTCGCGACGGAGAACGTCCTGGCGACATCCATCATCGGCGGCTCGTACATGCTGCTCGTCGCCGTGTTCGGGGTGGTCTTCGGGGCCCTCGTCGACCACCTGAAGAAGAAGGCGGTGATGGTGCTCTCGAGCCTCATCACCCTCGCGACCTATCTCGGTGCCGGTGCGGTCTATCTGCTGTTCCCCGAGGCGGTCCTCGTCGATTGGGGCCGGCCCTGGTTCTGGATCTTCGCGGGGCTGATCCTCATCGGGGGAGTGGTCGAGAACCTGCGCAACATCGCGCTGTCGACCACCGTGACGCTTCTCGTGCCGGGCGACCGCCGCGACCGGGCGAACGGCCTGGTCGGAACCGTGCAAGGCGTGGCGTTCATCGTCACGAGCGTCTTCTCCGGCCTCTCGATCGGCCTGCTCGGAATGGGATGGACGGTCGTGATCGCGGTCACCGCGACGGCGCTCGCCCTCGGCCATCTGATGTTCGTGTCGATCCCCGAGCGCGGCGTCGCCGCGGCTCACGATGCCGCCACACCGGCCTTCACGTTCCGCGGTGTGATCCCGGCGATCCGCGCCGTGCCGGGCCTGCTGGCACTGATCCTGTTCACCACCATCAACAACCTCGTGGGCGGGGTCTTCATGGCTCTCATGGATCCCTACGGGCTGACGCTCTTCACTGTGGAGGCGTGGGGGATCGTGCTCGCGGTCACCGGCACCGGCTTCATCCTCGGCGGCGCCCTCGTCGCTGCGCGCGGACTCGGACGCAACCCCGTGCGTACGCTGCTTCTCGTCAACGTGGGCGTCGCCGTGCTGGGCATGACCTTCGCAATCCGCGAGTGGTGGTGGCTCTACGCACTCGGGATCTTCGTCTTCATGATGCTCATGCCCGTGGCCGAGGCTGCCGAGCAGACCGTCATCCAGCGCGTCGTGCCGTTCCATACCCAGGGGAGGGTCTTCGGCTTCGCGGCGTCGGTCGAGTCGGCGGCGTCGCCGATCTCGGCGTATCTGATCGGGCCGCTCGCGCAGTTCGGCCTCATCCCCTTCATGCGTACGGATACCGGTGAGCGCACCTTCGGCTGGTTGCTCGGCGGGGGCGAGGCGCGGGGCATCGCCCTGGCCTTCGTCGCCGCGAGCGCCCTCATGCTCGTCATCGTGCTCCTCGCCTTCGCCTCGCCGCAGTACCGGCGGCTGAGCCGGGCGTACGCCGAGGCGCCGCCGTCCGAGCCCGCGGCACCCGGGGGTGCGGATTCCAGCGAGGTCGCCCGGTCGTCGGGTGTGGCGCCGGCGGTCAGGCAGACCGACGCGGCGCCGTGA
- a CDS encoding aldo/keto reductase, whose protein sequence is MLTIPTVSLNDGSDFPELGLGTYNLRGPEGVDAIAAAIDAGYRLLDTAVNYQNESEVGEAVRRSGIRDQLIITTKVPGRDHGFDETIRSAEGSLGRLGVEKIDLYLIHWPNPSQGKWLETYRAMLALRDEGQVGSVGVSNFTEPMLARLIDETGVAPAVNQVEMHPYFPQAGLRAFHAANGIRTESWSPLARRSELLNEQVIADIAAAHGVTGTQVVLRWHTQLSSTPIPKSADPARQRENADVFGLLLSNDEIAAISALERGRLWDGDPDTHEEM, encoded by the coding sequence ATGCTCACGATTCCCACGGTCTCGCTCAACGACGGCTCCGACTTCCCCGAGCTCGGGCTCGGCACCTACAACCTGCGCGGACCCGAGGGCGTCGATGCCATCGCCGCCGCGATCGACGCCGGCTACCGGCTGCTCGACACGGCGGTGAACTACCAGAACGAGTCGGAGGTCGGCGAGGCCGTGCGCCGCAGCGGCATCCGTGACCAGCTCATCATCACCACCAAGGTGCCCGGACGCGATCACGGCTTCGATGAGACGATCCGCAGCGCCGAGGGGTCGCTCGGCCGGCTCGGGGTGGAGAAGATCGACCTCTATCTCATCCACTGGCCGAACCCCAGTCAGGGCAAGTGGCTCGAGACCTACCGGGCGATGCTCGCCCTCCGCGACGAGGGGCAGGTCGGCTCGGTCGGCGTGTCGAACTTCACCGAGCCGATGCTCGCCCGTCTGATCGACGAGACCGGAGTCGCGCCCGCGGTGAACCAGGTCGAGATGCACCCGTACTTCCCGCAGGCCGGCCTGCGCGCGTTCCACGCCGCGAACGGCATCCGCACCGAGAGCTGGAGCCCTCTGGCCCGGCGCAGCGAGCTGCTGAACGAGCAGGTCATCGCCGACATCGCGGCCGCCCACGGGGTGACGGGCACGCAGGTCGTGCTGCGCTGGCACACGCAGCTGTCGTCGACCCCCATCCCGAAGTCGGCCGACCCGGCGCGCCAGCGCGAGAACGCCGACGTGTTCGGCCTCCTGCTGTCGAACGACGAGATCGCCGCGATCAGCGCGCTCGAACGCGGCCGGCTCTGGGACGGAGACCCCGACACGCACGAGGAGATGTAG
- a CDS encoding Cof-type HAD-IIB family hydrolase — translation MTAPDIRLIAVDMDGTLLDADGRIPDGLWRLLPRLRDRGIVFAPASGRQLATLRRQFADAPVELDYIAENGAYVVRDGAEISSDAVDPEFAASVVRRIRGLDHLDVGLVVCGKRSAYIERADDTFFAEADTYYAELAVVDDLTRVDDEILKLAVFDFARAEDSVARELIDLRATHQVVVSGQHWVDIMNPGVNKGRALARLQETLGIGPEHTMAFGDYLNDLELLQQARYSYAMAEAHPEIAAVARYSAPSHTEAGVLTVIEEFLAR, via the coding sequence GTGACCGCTCCCGATATCCGCCTGATCGCCGTCGACATGGACGGCACCCTCCTCGACGCGGACGGACGCATCCCGGACGGGCTGTGGCGGCTGCTGCCGCGACTGCGCGACCGGGGCATCGTGTTCGCACCCGCGAGCGGGCGGCAGCTCGCGACGCTCCGCCGACAGTTCGCCGACGCCCCGGTGGAGCTCGACTACATCGCCGAGAACGGTGCGTACGTCGTCCGCGACGGCGCCGAGATCAGCTCGGATGCCGTCGACCCCGAGTTCGCGGCATCCGTCGTCCGGCGCATCCGCGGCCTCGACCATCTCGATGTCGGTCTGGTCGTCTGCGGCAAGCGCTCGGCCTACATCGAACGCGCCGACGACACCTTCTTCGCCGAGGCCGACACGTACTACGCCGAGCTCGCAGTCGTCGACGACCTGACCCGCGTCGACGATGAGATCCTCAAACTCGCCGTCTTCGACTTCGCCCGCGCGGAGGACTCGGTCGCTCGTGAACTGATCGATCTGCGCGCAACCCACCAGGTGGTGGTCTCGGGGCAGCACTGGGTCGACATCATGAACCCCGGAGTCAACAAGGGGCGGGCGCTGGCGAGGTTGCAGGAGACGCTGGGAATCGGTCCCGAGCACACGATGGCGTTCGGCGACTACCTCAACGACCTCGAACTGCTGCAGCAGGCGCGGTACTCCTACGCGATGGCCGAGGCGCATCCCGAGATCGCGGCGGTCGCGCGCTACAGCGCCCCCTCGCACACCGAGGCGGGAGTGCTCACGGTGATCGAGGAGTTCCTCGCTCGCTGA
- a CDS encoding DUF6412 domain-containing protein has translation MPFLSVIPMLLSVIGAMSVGDSSGLATAAAVALVTMAIAVVSISAATTTTGAAGSRRPHPRRSISPSTLLAQSDPDAPGRRRPRAPGYATSAA, from the coding sequence ATGCCTTTCCTCTCCGTGATCCCGATGCTGCTGTCGGTCATAGGTGCGATGTCCGTCGGCGACTCGAGCGGGCTCGCGACGGCGGCCGCCGTCGCCCTTGTCACGATGGCGATCGCCGTCGTCTCGATCTCGGCCGCGACCACGACGACCGGGGCCGCGGGTTCACGGCGACCCCACCCGCGACGGTCGATCTCACCGTCGACGCTGCTGGCGCAGAGCGACCCGGATGCTCCCGGTCGACGACGCCCCCGCGCCCCGGGCTACGCGACCTCGGCCGCGTAG
- a CDS encoding response regulator has product MRILICEDSTLLREGIVRLLADSGHEVVAALPDADGISAAVAETGPDLCILDVRLPPTFTDEGIRAALALRAENPRLPILVLSQYVEERYASELITSQGAALGYLLKDRVADVGEFLATIERIGSGATVLDPEVVAQLLMRRSRDERMSRLTERERTVLSLIAEGRSNQAIAAAMFLSEASVEKYITSLFQKLDLEQDEHGNRRVLAALVHLEHGGTQPQNGAVR; this is encoded by the coding sequence GTGCGCATCCTGATCTGCGAGGACTCGACGCTGCTGCGCGAGGGGATCGTCCGGCTGCTGGCCGACTCGGGCCACGAGGTCGTCGCGGCCCTCCCCGATGCCGACGGCATCTCGGCCGCCGTCGCCGAGACCGGTCCCGACCTCTGCATCCTCGACGTCCGACTGCCCCCGACGTTCACCGATGAGGGCATCCGCGCCGCCCTCGCCCTGCGCGCCGAGAACCCCCGACTGCCGATCCTCGTCCTGAGCCAGTACGTCGAGGAGCGCTACGCCAGCGAGCTCATCACCTCGCAGGGTGCGGCCCTCGGGTACCTCTTGAAAGACCGCGTGGCCGACGTCGGCGAGTTCCTCGCGACGATCGAACGCATCGGTTCGGGAGCCACCGTGCTCGATCCCGAGGTGGTCGCTCAGCTGCTCATGCGCCGATCGCGAGACGAGCGGATGTCGCGGCTCACCGAACGCGAGCGCACGGTGCTCTCGCTCATCGCCGAGGGGCGCAGCAACCAGGCGATCGCCGCCGCGATGTTCCTCAGCGAGGCGAGCGTCGAGAAGTACATCACCTCGCTCTTCCAGAAGCTCGACCTCGAGCAGGACGAGCACGGCAACCGCCGCGTGCTCGCCGCGCTCGTCCACCTCGAACACGGCGGCACGCAGCCGCAGAACGGAGCAGTGCGATGA
- a CDS encoding MFS transporter, which yields MRAFTGHLPGSPAYRRLITGLFFAGVATFAQLYSPQAVLPFIGSEFAVEPATAALAVSVSTLGLAVGVIPWSVVADRIGRVPAMAIGVIAATVLGLLAPLAPTLPLLLGARLLEGAALGAVPAIALAYLSEEVDAAHTATAAGSYIAGTTIGGLLGRLVAGPFGDVGLWRGGVFAVAAVCAASAVLFLWLTPPARGFAPQRRTGETGPSLIARLATNLRDRRQLALYAQGFLLMGGFVAVYNYLGFHLVAPPYSLPLWVVSFLFLAYLAGTVASPWAGSLAARYGRLAVLLAALAVMAIGIVVTAVPHVIAVLVGLLILTAGFFGAHAIASGWAPAAARPETRAQAASLYYLGYYGGSSLFGWLLGYAFHDLGWIGVAGCTLAMVAIAALLAVFGLTAPRRSA from the coding sequence GTGCGAGCGTTCACCGGTCATCTTCCCGGGTCACCCGCTTACCGCCGGCTCATCACCGGGTTGTTCTTCGCCGGCGTCGCGACATTCGCGCAGTTGTACTCGCCGCAGGCGGTCCTCCCCTTCATCGGCTCGGAGTTCGCGGTCGAACCCGCCACAGCCGCGCTGGCGGTCTCGGTCTCAACTCTCGGTCTCGCCGTCGGTGTCATCCCCTGGTCGGTCGTGGCCGACCGCATCGGGCGCGTGCCCGCGATGGCGATCGGAGTGATCGCCGCGACGGTCCTGGGCCTGCTCGCCCCGCTCGCTCCGACACTGCCCCTGTTGCTCGGCGCCCGACTGCTCGAGGGCGCGGCGCTCGGCGCCGTGCCGGCCATCGCCCTGGCGTATCTGTCGGAAGAGGTCGACGCCGCCCACACCGCGACAGCGGCGGGCAGCTACATCGCCGGTACCACGATCGGCGGGCTGCTCGGAAGGCTGGTCGCGGGTCCCTTCGGCGACGTCGGTCTGTGGCGGGGCGGGGTGTTCGCCGTCGCGGCGGTGTGTGCCGCGTCGGCCGTGCTCTTCCTGTGGCTCACGCCGCCGGCGCGGGGTTTCGCGCCGCAGCGCAGGACGGGCGAGACGGGTCCGTCACTGATCGCCCGGCTCGCGACCAACCTCCGCGACCGCCGCCAGCTCGCTCTGTACGCTCAGGGGTTCCTCCTCATGGGCGGCTTCGTCGCCGTGTACAACTACCTCGGGTTCCACCTCGTCGCGCCGCCGTACTCGTTGCCGTTGTGGGTGGTGAGCTTCCTCTTCCTCGCCTACCTCGCCGGCACCGTCGCTTCGCCCTGGGCCGGGTCGCTCGCGGCACGGTACGGCCGCCTGGCGGTACTGCTCGCCGCGCTGGCGGTCATGGCGATCGGCATCGTCGTGACCGCGGTGCCTCACGTCATCGCGGTACTGGTGGGGCTGCTGATCCTGACGGCGGGCTTCTTCGGCGCGCATGCGATCGCGTCGGGCTGGGCTCCCGCGGCGGCGAGGCCGGAGACCCGGGCTCAGGCCGCATCGCTGTACTACCTCGGTTACTACGGCGGCTCGAGTCTGTTCGGATGGCTCCTGGGCTATGCCTTCCACGATCTCGGCTGGATCGGTGTCGCCGGATGCACCCTCGCGATGGTCGCGATCGCAGCGCTGCTCGCGGTGTTCGGGCTCACGGCGCCGCGTCGGTCTGCCTGA
- a CDS encoding sensor histidine kinase produces the protein MTTAVASTAPPSRIMTWVRPLGALTQLAALGFAGSAAFTVILTLMGVGIGLTPALGLGLPVLVGFVYALWLTGWLEYARVDGLYGWGLPALSPRSSGRPGFGGWLRTVWMQFTDGRMWRGVAHAAISTVLGLIVLSLAGLLASGIALLFAPLYATRDVTLAATWITVPLEGAVVAGVLMIIVPAAVLLGIALLHGILAKSILVPSREAQLVEAARTAGVQREGAVRAGELERTRIERDLHDGVQPRLVSVGMTLGLAQQKIDDDPDAAKELLAEAHTSTKAAITELRQLARGIHASVLDDRGLDAALSALAARSHVPVSLDVRVDQRCSRTAEAAVYFAIAESLTNAAKHSRAGECRVVVRHRDDHTLWARVEDNGVGGARVIAGGGLDGIINRITAAGGTTRLDSPAGGPTALEVSVPCAS, from the coding sequence ATGACCACAGCCGTCGCCAGCACCGCCCCTCCATCCCGCATCATGACGTGGGTGCGCCCGCTCGGGGCCCTCACCCAGCTCGCCGCCCTCGGCTTCGCCGGCAGCGCCGCGTTCACGGTGATCCTGACGCTCATGGGTGTCGGCATCGGCCTCACCCCGGCACTGGGCCTCGGGCTCCCGGTGCTCGTGGGCTTCGTCTATGCGCTCTGGCTCACCGGCTGGCTCGAGTACGCCCGCGTCGACGGCCTGTACGGATGGGGCCTCCCCGCGCTCTCGCCGCGCAGCAGCGGCCGGCCCGGGTTCGGCGGATGGCTGCGCACCGTCTGGATGCAGTTCACCGACGGGCGGATGTGGCGCGGTGTCGCCCACGCCGCGATCTCGACGGTGCTGGGCCTGATCGTGCTGAGTCTCGCAGGCCTGCTCGCCTCGGGCATCGCGCTTCTCTTCGCGCCGCTGTACGCGACCCGCGACGTCACGCTCGCGGCGACCTGGATCACCGTCCCGCTCGAGGGCGCCGTCGTGGCCGGAGTGCTGATGATCATCGTCCCCGCGGCTGTGCTCCTGGGCATCGCGCTGCTGCACGGGATCCTCGCGAAGTCGATCCTCGTCCCCTCCCGCGAGGCCCAGCTCGTCGAGGCCGCCCGCACCGCAGGCGTGCAGCGCGAGGGCGCGGTCCGCGCCGGGGAGCTGGAGCGCACCCGTATCGAGCGCGACCTGCACGACGGCGTCCAGCCGCGTCTCGTCTCGGTCGGGATGACGCTGGGGCTCGCCCAGCAGAAGATCGACGACGATCCGGATGCCGCCAAGGAACTGCTCGCCGAGGCGCACACCTCGACGAAGGCAGCCATCACCGAACTGCGTCAGCTCGCACGCGGCATCCACGCCTCGGTGCTCGACGATCGCGGGCTCGACGCGGCACTATCGGCCCTCGCCGCCCGCTCGCACGTGCCCGTCAGCCTCGACGTGCGCGTCGACCAGCGGTGCAGCCGCACCGCCGAGGCGGCGGTGTACTTCGCGATCGCGGAGTCGCTCACCAACGCGGCCAAGCATTCGCGGGCCGGGGAATGCCGCGTGGTGGTCCGCCACCGCGACGATCACACCCTCTGGGCACGGGTCGAGGACAACGGCGTCGGCGGGGCCCGGGTCATCGCCGGCGGCGGGCTCGACGGGATCATCAACCGCATCACCGCCGCGGGCGGCACGACACGCCTCGACAGCCCGGCCGGCGGACCGACCGCTCTGGAGGTGAGCGTCCCGTGCGCATCCTGA